The Thermasporomyces composti region CCGCACCAGGCCACGTCCGTCGTCGCAGGTGAAGGTGCTCGTGGCGATCCGCTGCTCCAGGATGCGCAACCGGTGCAGCCACTCTTCGCCCCGACGCATGCCGACCCTCCGTTGCGGTGTCTCACCAAGATCGCCCAGACGGTAACGGATGCCTGACAGGGTGTACCAGGCGACTCCCCGAGGACTCGACGTGGCGAACGTCGCACTCCACGGGACTCACGAGGGTCGACTCGGGTGTCGGACCAGGAACTCGGCGGTCAGTCGGCGCTCTCGTCGGCGGGATGCAAGCTCATCGGCCCGTACACCTCTCGCCCGGCCTCGAGCAGGGTGACCTGGTCCACTCCGGCAGCCCGGAGCTCCCGCCAGGTCTCCCCGATCCAGCTCTCCGCGTCACTTTGGGACGGAAACTCGACCCGGGCCAACCCGCCGACGTCGACGGGGTTGCCGTCCGCATCCTCGAGCCGCCATGTCCACGTCATCCCGTTGAGCTTAGAGCCTCCGCAGGGACACGGGCCGCAGCCGGCGCAGTCCACATCCTGACGTCCGCTTTGACGCGACCGGCTCCGTCGTGAGAACTTCCGTCCTGCACAACGTCATGGTGACGGGTCGGTTGACCCGTCTGACAGGGGAAGCCGGTCGGAAGCCGGCGCTGACCCGCAACCGTAGGCCGCGGCCTGGAGAGCAACCAGGCTCCACCCCTTGAGCGGCGAGCCGGGACGCCTGGCCATGACGTGGCTCCACGAACACCCGTCGAGGTCTGCGGGGCGGAGCCCGGGTGAGCACCCGAGTCTGCCCTCGGCCGCCGGCACTCGCCGGACGACGCCGAGGGTTTCTCGTGTTGGTCCCGGGGTCCGCGCCCGGACCCCTCACCCGGAGGACCCCATGAGTCTGGAGCGCGACGTTCGACGCCCTGTCCGGTCAGTCCTGACCGCGTCCAGGACTGCCCTGGCCGCGTCAGCAGCCCTCGTCCTCGCCGTTGTAGTGGCCGGACCCGCGTCCGCCGAGGCCTATCGCTACTGGGGCTTCTACCAGTGGAAGGACGGCGCCTGGGTCCTGGCGAGCAGCGGACCCGCGTCGGTCACGCCGGAGGACGGCGCTGTCGACGGTTGGCGACTGGCTGTCTCGGGCGAGACCACCCCACCCCGACCGCCTCGGGCGCCCGGCGACTTCGAGGCGATCTGCGGAGGGACACCAGCCGAACCCGGCCGCAAACGCGTCGCCGTCGTCGTCGACTACGGGCTCGCCGAGGAGGAGACCAGCGGCCAGGCGCTGCCCCAGCCACGGGGCGCCTGTGCGGTTGTCGACGCGGACGCCAGCTCCGCCCAGGTGCTGGCAGCGGTCGCTTCGGTACGGGAGGAGAACGGGCTGGTCTGCGCGATCGACTCCGTTCCGGCGACCGGCTGCGGGGACACGGTTCCCGAGGAACCCGACATCCCCTCCCCCGAGCCGACCGTGGCGCTCCAGCTTCCGGGTGGCACGCCCGAGGCGACGTCGACCGCGCAGGCCAACGAGACCACGACACCGAATCCGGCGGCCGCTGAGAACACCGATGGAGCGGCGAACACCGACGAGCAATCCTCGTCGCGCGGTGTCGCGGTGTGGTCGGTCGTTGGTGTGCTGGTCGTCGCGGCGCTTGTCCTCGCCGCGTTGGTGACCCGGCGCCGCCGCGGCGCCGGCGAGGACGTCTGACCTGTGCGCGCCGCCCACCGCCCTTCACTCCCCCGCCACCTCCACCCGGGCGCGTGGTGGCTGTGGGCGCTCGGCCTGGCGACCGCGGCGAGCCGTACCACGAACCCGGTCCTGCTGGCTCTGCTCGTCGCGGTGGCCGGCAACGTCGTGGCCGCGCGACGGACGAGCGCCCCATGGGCCAACTCGTACGCGGCGTTCCTCCGGCTCGGACTCGTCGTCATCGCGATCCGGGTGGTGTTCCAGGCCGTGTTCGGAGCCGCGGTCAGCGGCACGACGGTGCTGGTCCGACTGCCCCAGGTGCCGCTGCCGGACTGGATGCAAGGCATCCGGATCGGCGGTCCGGTCACCGCTGAGGCGTTGGCCTCTGCCGCGCTCGACGGCCTGCGCCTCGCGGCGGTCCTGGCCTGCGTGGGCGCCGCCAACGCGCTGGCCAACCCCAAACGTCTGCTGGCCAGCGTGCCCGGTGCGCTGTACGAGATGGGCGTCGCCGTCGTGGTGGCGATGACGTTCGCTCCCCAGCTCGTCGCCGACGCGGCTCGAGCCAGAGCCGCGCGGCGGCTGCGTGGCCAGCCGGACCGTGGGCTGCGGGCGCTTCGCGCCGTCGCCGTCCCGGTGCTCGAGGGCGCCATGGAGCGTTCGCTCGCACTCGCCGCGGCGATGGACTCGCGCGGCTACGGACGGACGAGGACGACATCCGGCCGAGCCCGGGTGCTCACCGGCGTGCTCGTCCTCGGCGGCCTGCTCGGCATCTGTGTCGGCCTCTACGGCCTCCTCGACGCCGGCGGACCGCCGGCGCTGGGCCTTCCCCTCCTGGTCGCCGGCGTCGCGGCGGCGGGAACGGGCCTGTTCCTCGGCGGCCGGCGGACGGCCCGCACCCGCTACCGTCCCGACCCCTGGGCGTTGCCCGAGTGGCTGGTCGCCGGCTCCGGCATCGCCTGCGCGGCCAGCTTCATGTGGTCTCAGGCCACCGGCGCCGACGGCCTCGTCGTGGCGACC contains the following coding sequences:
- a CDS encoding SCO2322 family protein; protein product: MSLERDVRRPVRSVLTASRTALAASAALVLAVVVAGPASAEAYRYWGFYQWKDGAWVLASSGPASVTPEDGAVDGWRLAVSGETTPPRPPRAPGDFEAICGGTPAEPGRKRVAVVVDYGLAEEETSGQALPQPRGACAVVDADASSAQVLAAVASVREENGLVCAIDSVPATGCGDTVPEEPDIPSPEPTVALQLPGGTPEATSTAQANETTTPNPAAAENTDGAANTDEQSSSRGVAVWSVVGVLVVAALVLAALVTRRRRGAGEDV
- a CDS encoding CbiQ family ECF transporter T component, yielding MRAAHRPSLPRHLHPGAWWLWALGLATAASRTTNPVLLALLVAVAGNVVAARRTSAPWANSYAAFLRLGLVVIAIRVVFQAVFGAAVSGTTVLVRLPQVPLPDWMQGIRIGGPVTAEALASAALDGLRLAAVLACVGAANALANPKRLLASVPGALYEMGVAVVVAMTFAPQLVADAARARAARRLRGQPDRGLRALRAVAVPVLEGAMERSLALAAAMDSRGYGRTRTTSGRARVLTGVLVLGGLLGICVGLYGLLDAGGPPALGLPLLVAGVAAAGTGLFLGGRRTARTRYRPDPWALPEWLVAGSGIACAASFMWSQATGADGLVVATTPLAVPPLPAVAAVGALLALLPAWLAPPPPTPAGRTAEVFR